The Panicum virgatum strain AP13 chromosome 3N, P.virgatum_v5, whole genome shotgun sequence genome includes the window GAAGGATTTCGGTGAGACATTATTGATTCTTGGCGGCTAGAGAAAGAAATCAAACGCTAGCCGCGGCCGATGAAGATTGCAGGTGCCAAATGTGGCAAATAAGCTCCTCAGGAGTAGAACCAGAAAATTCGCCAGCAAGCAATATGGAAGACAACAAAAAGAAAGCTCGTTCGTTACAAAATCTGGCAAACGCAGTCCAGAATCGCACGCACCTTAGAATCAGTTAAACATCTTATGATAATACTCGTATCATCAGGCAGTAGCAAACTGTACAGACGGCCGCTCCACCGAGCGAGCCAAGGTGAACTAATTGACCCACCAGAATGATGTGCGTGGGTTCATTAAGAGGGAGGAGTTTGAACAGATTAGTGCTCCAGTGCTGGAACGCGTGAAAGGGCCTTTGGAAAAAGCCTTGGCTGAAGCTGGCTTGACGACAGAAAACGTGCACTTTGTTGAGGTTGTCGGATCCGGTTCTCGTGTGCCCGCCATAATCAAGATAATAACTGAATTCTTCGGGAAGGAACCTAGGAGGACAATGAATGCTAGTGAGTGTGTGGCCAGAGGTTGTGCTCTCCAATGTGCTATTCTCAGCCCCACTTTCAAAGTGCGGGAATTCCAGGTATTTAACTCACTATCTTTTTACATTGTAATTCCTTTTTTGCTGTTATTTATGTTTTTGGTATTGTAAAAGGTAGCTCTTGGTTTGATATCTTTTGTTAGAGGCATGGATACCTTCGTCTGTTTTGACGGCACCTTCATCTTTAAATATGTGAAATATTTGTCTATTTGTTTCATTATGCATCTTATTTTAGTTGACTGCTACATTTTGCATGTTGGTTtttataatatttattttttataattttgttGTCCACTTGTATGCTTATGATATTGTTCTCATTTTGTTATTTGTTAACACAGATCAATGTATGTTCACTAGTTATGCTTGGTGAATTATCTTCCTTGAGAGTAATGTTCTTATGTAGTTAGTATTGTATAATAGATGTTTGATTCTTAGATAACTGTTATATTCTTGTCCTGAATTATCTTTTGAGTGAATGCTTAATTGATTACATGTTATTTGCCCCTTTTGCCTTTATGCATCTTGTATAACGATGCTTCATTTTTTGCAGGTTAATGATGGGTTTCCTTTCTCAATTGCTTTATCATGGAAGCCAGATGCCCAGAACAatgaaacacaacaaacaaTTGTATTCCCAAAAGGGAATGCCATCCCTAGCACCAAAGCTATGACCTTTTATCGAGCCAATACATTCGCAGTTGATATTGTGAATGTTGACACAAATGATGCACAAATTGAGCCAAAAATTAGCACTTACACGGTAAGCTGCTCTAGCCAGTATGCTTTTAAGTAAGTTAGCATTTTGAGAGTATAGCTGGGCAAAATTCAATCTGGTCGCAGAACAGTTTATTTTACTTATTTTCTATCATATACTTGCAGGTTGGCCCTTTCCAATCTAGCAATGGTGAAAAGGCAAAACTGAAACTGAAAGTCCGTCTCAACATACATGGGATAGTCTCAGTTGAATCAGCAACGGTAATTTGATCATTTATTGTTTGTCATCCTCTGGAGTAGCATGTAATGTCTTCTTTATGTTGTTGGTGTAATGTGCTTTGTGGTTGGATGCAGAtgctggaggaagaggaagtaGAAGTTCCAGTATCAGCTACTAATGAGGCTCAGAAGGAAGCTACTAAGATGGACACAGATGAAACACCAAATGACCCTGCTTCTGGAACTGATGTGAATATGCAAGAGTCTAAAAGTGCTACGGACACTGCAGAGGGTGCTGAAAATGGAGCACCAACTTCTGAGGAAAAATCTGTTTCAATGGATACTGATGCTAAGGTATGGTTTTACCGTTTACAAAGTTTGGGTTTGGATTTATTACATTGAGATGGTCTAGAGTGGAATTAGTGTCCTGTGGTGCCTTGATATGACATTTCATTACTGTATTAGTTTCCAACATGGAAGTACTTTGCTGATCATTTAACAATCATTTTCTTGTTCTAAAAAAAGTTGAGTTCCATAATGTGCATAATGTGGTTCATGATTGTCGCAAGTCATATATAACAAGAAGAATACAATAGAATTAAAATATATCCCTGTTCTGTTTTTGCACGCttgaatttttctattttccctTTGTCAAAATGGGAGACTAATTAATGCCTTTGGAATTGACTTTTCTTGTTTTAGGTTGAGCCATCGAAAAAGAAAGTTAAGAAAACTAATATTCCAATCTCTGAATTGGTCTATGGTGCTTTGGGGGCTGCTGAGTTGAATAAGGCTGTAGAGAAAGAGTATGAGATGGCCCTTCAGGACAGGGTAATGGAAGAaaccaaggagaagaagaacgCTGTGGAAGCTTATGTTTATGACATGCGTAACAAGGTATGTTGATCTGCACGTTCCAATATTCTCCAATAAAATTTGTGAATAGAGCCTGAATTTGTTTTTCTTCTATCCAGCTCTATGACAAGTACGGTGATTTTGTCACACCTGAGGACAAGGAAGGTTTGATTTCTAAGCTTTAGGAGGTTGAGGATTGGCTGTATGAAGATGGTGAGGATGAGACCAAGGGAGTCTATATCGCTAAACTGGAAGAACTTAAAAAGGTATGCCTAAAGTACACTACATGTATTAAATGTAATCTACTGATACAATTTTTCTTCTGATTTAATGTCTTAGATGATggaagttttttcttttttcaattgTAGGTTGGTGATCCTATTGAGGCTCGTTTCAAGGAATGGGAAGTTAGAGATTTTGTTGTGAACCAACTGGTATACTGCATCAACAGCTTCAGAGAAGCTGCACTGTCTAATGACCAAAAGTTTGAGCACATCGACATATCAGAAAAGCAAAAGGTAATAACTAATTCTAAATAGAGATAGTGTAATTGAGTTAATTCCTTTTCATATTCCCTTGATAAATTTGTTTTTTCTTCACCAGCAATGTGCTACACGATATTTGAGTAGTAGTGTAGTACTAGGTCATTGGCTTGCATTTCCTGATATAGCTGTTTTCAGTTCCAAAACACAAGGGTGTCTTTTCATTTTTGTATTAGTTGGCAGTTGCAATGTTTATGTGGTAAATGGTGGTAAGCAAAAGGTAATAACTAATTCTAAATAGAAGTAGTGTAATTGAGTTAATTCCTTTTCATATTCCCTTGATAAATTTGTTTTTTCTTCACAGCAATGTGCTACACGATATTTGAGTAGTAGTGTAGTACTAAGTCATTGGCTTGCATTTCCTGATATAGCTGTTTTCAGTTCCAAAACACAAGGGTGTGTCTTTTCATTTTTGTATTAGTTGGCAGTTGCAATGCTTATGTGGTAAATGGTGGTACTGTTGTCAGTTACTAACCCTTATTTTCTTCTAGGTCATTAATGAGTGCTCGGAAGCAGAGACTTGGCTAGCAGAGAAAAAACAGCAGCAGGATGCCCTGCCAAAGCATGCTAATCCTGTGCTCCTTGCTGCTGACCTTAAGAAGAAAGCTGAAACACTCGACAGGTTAGTATATGCCTATGCCCTCCCTTTTCTGTGATTGGCCTACCGCCCTACCCTAATTGTTTACATGCACGTGTAAGGACAACCTTCTGAGAAGACTAATCCTTGAACCTTGCTTTACAGGTTCTGCAAACCAATCATGACAAAACCCAAGCCAGCTCCGAAGCCACAGACTCCGCCTCCAACTGAAACCCCAGCACCTGAACCTCAAACACCGGAGCAGCAGCAACCAGATGGTGAAAACGCTGCCGGTGAACCAACCAGCGAGGAAGCTGCTGAGGAGCCTGCTGCCGAGCAGATGGACACAGACAAACCTGAGGGAGCTGCAGATGCCTCAGCCTAGAGCCTTTTATCTTTGCACAATCGACCTTGTTACCAGCTGCTATATGATTGGTAGGGGGACCAACTGGGCGAGATGGTTGTTTGCCGCATTTCTTTGAGGATGTATTGGGATTTTGAGCTATGAAAGATGCGTTCCTTTTCTTTACAAAGGAGGTGGTTGGATGGACGATGAAGGATAAGGGCAGTAAGGGGCACCCTTTCTCAGGTTTTGGTGCCCCACGGGCTCCCTGTAATTGCCATTGATGATGGTCTGTAAGACCATGACATTCTAGATTTTTCGTGTTTTTATTGTAAAGGGTTACTTCAAATTCTTGCTAGAATACCATTCTTCAATTTTCGTGCGTTTGTATGTTGGCCGTCTCTTCTTAGTAAGGTGAAGGTGATGTCCCGATCTCCTTAGACTGTTGAATCAACAAGTAGCTGGGCGCTCAATTGCATAGAGGTATATATTCATGCAGCCAAGTTACTCCGGTGTTGAAATCAGAACACCTTGGCCTTACGCACTAACTTGGCCAGAACCAGAAGAGGGGTTTTGACAGGCTCGAAATGCCCTATTAAATGCAAATGGTGAAATGGGGTGAAAAATAACAGCCAAGTCATCTATTCCTGGAATGCAAATGGTGAAATGGGTAAAAGAGATGGGGGAAAGAAACATGGAATATTGAGATCCGGACAGAGTCACACTGTCCAAGCCTATGGAATGTTGAGATCGATCCGGACAGTGGAAACAGGGCTGTCGATCGAAACCTGCCTGTTGCTTTGGTTCCCTTGGTCAGCCATGAGCAAGGCTTACAAAGCAACAACAGGAACAATGATACAGTCAATCACCCGCAGGCAGTGGCACTACTGATTACTGAATGGTGCAGATCAAAGATGGCAGGCTCCACCAAGCTAGACTCTGAAAGTTCAACGCTGACAGCCCCTTCCTCTCCATGTAATCGATCAAATCTTTTGCGTGATCATCCTTATAGTCTGCAACTAAAGAATGCTGCAAGAAGACAACCGTTCCAAACTAATGCGTTCAGTAGATTACTCAAGTTTTTGGTGGAAGGCGCAGcccctttttttttgcaggtaaAGAGAGTGCTTTATTAACTAGACACCAGTTTGATTACAATCAGTATTGATGAGATCAGTGACACACACAGGTGCCTGTCTCAACCAAATTACTGAATGGGTATTGCGCGTAGCTAATGCAACTAATTCATTTGCCACCTTATTACTCTCTCTTCACCTGTACTACCTTCCATTCCACCAGGCACCAGGAGCTGGGCTAGCTCTTTGCATTCTGTAATGATGAAGCCAATTTCTGATCTGTCAGTGTGCTTGTTCAAAAGGGCTTGTACCACTCTCTCAGTCCGATTCCAGTACAATTGGTTCCTGACACCATTGAGATGCCAGACGGACACCTTCCACGCAGGCCAATGCTTCAGCTTCCACCGCACTGCCACAGTGGAATAGCGCCCTCCAGGCTGTGAACTTGATCATCCCTGCACTGTCCCGTCCTATAATCCCTGCACCTGCACGCCCTGTTTCAGCAATAAACAATGCATCAACATTGATCTTTACCCACCCGGCCGACGTTCTCAACGATGTTGCTGATTCTCCAAGTTTTTTCCTAGCCTCCAATGCACTTGGTGACGGGCTTTGCATTTGACCTTTGTTGGAACTGTCTACTACCTGTTGCCGGATTTCCATCGGACTCGCTTTGAGACTGAGCAGAGCATGTATAGATATTGTAACTCCTGATGGGCCGGAGTTGTGGGTGATGTTGTTATGCACCGACCAGTCTATCCATAGCATCAGCAGCGTATTCTCTTTCGGTTCAGGATCACACCAGTCCAGCAGCAAGAGAAGCCAGTCCGGGCCTGAAAACACGAACTGTTCCTCATCCGGCAATAGCCAGTAATTTCGCATTGCTTGTCTAATATCATTAGCTCTTGGGCAGGACACCACTGCATGGAAGCTAGTTTCTGACGCCAGCCCACACAGGTCACAGGTGTCCTCTACCTCCAATCTCCTCTTAtatttgttttgctttgtaGGGAGGATATTCTTGCTCAATTTCCAGGCAAAAAATCTGACTTTTGGTGGACGTTTGGTCTCCAAATGTTTGACCACAACTTCCTTTCACCATCAGGACAGCTGCTAGAAGGGGTGGACTCATAGTTTCTCAGCTTCAAAGCAAGGTTATAGACACTTCTCACTGCAAAAAGACATGTCTTCTCGAAGTGCcaagctgttgtccttcttGCTGGAAGTTTGATTTTAGCAATGGCCTCTACGTCAGCAGGATTAAACAGAGCAAAAATCTGTTTAAGTCCCACTCCCGTCCCTCTGCATCCGGGAGTTCAGATACCCAGCGAAACCTGTGCCGTCCTCGCTTGTAGTAGTTGACCACAATGTGAGATCAGCATCCAACCGAAGGTCTAATTTTCTGGATTAAGATTCATCACCATTTTGTATTGGGTATGAGAAGAATAATCCGCTGGATATACCTAAACAAATCCAGATTTTGAACACGACTAAATAACTTTTGGAACcgagattaattataaaaagcaCCAGTGGTCTAGTGGTAGAATAGTATTTTAACCCGGGTTCGATTCCCTGCTGGTGCATTTTAATTTTTATCCACTTTcaacttctttctttcttttaaacccacgccgtgtttagttccaaaaatcaaaattctaaaaaatccACTTTcaacttctttctttcttttaaacccacgccgtgtttagttccaaaaatcaaaattctaaaaaaaatttcggCACCTGTATGGaaacttaaatctagacgaaataaaaaatgcattttGTGACTGCtgcttgtaaatcgcgagacgaatctaataaacctaattaggTTGTAATtaaacactaaattgctacagttaACCATCtctaatgacgaattaattaggctcattagattcgtctcgcgatttccagacgagttctgtaattatttttgtgattagtctatatttagtactttaaatgtagaaagatgtccTTTCAAAAACGTTTTACGaaggcaactaaacagggcGCCAGCCTCCTTTTGCCGTTGACCTTTGTGTGCCTCTGCCTCTTCGTTCTTCTCCTTGCTGGtcggagaagaacaagaagcatAGTCGTAGCAAACCGTCCAGTCCTCGCGTCCCCGGCTTCCATCACAGGCCTCGCATGAAGCAGAGTACTGGCCTTGCATTAGCACACTCCCACAGGGAACCCCCATCGCGCGCGCATCACGCCATTGTTGCCACATGCTCCCCTATCTATCCATCCTATCCATGCCATGCCAACCCAAAGCTGCAACGCGCATGGAATCGAGCCTTGGTAGTAGCTAAGCCTTGCCCTTGCATGCACACTCAGCCATGGGCGCCCTCCGGAGCTTCCTCCCCTCCTACCCCGAGCTCCTCCTGGCCGCGCTGTGCttcctctccctcgccgccctccgcctcgcggtgcgcgcgcggcggcagcgcgcgccgGTGAGCTGGCCCATGGTGGGCATGCTCCCCTTCGTGCTCGGCAACCTCGGGCGCCTCTTCGACGCCACCACCGACGCGCTCCGGGAGTGCGGGGGCACGTTCGTGTTCCGCGGGCCGTGGCTGGCGCGCGCCGACTTCCTGGTGACGTGCGAcccggcggcggtgcagcaCTGCCTGGCGTCCAACCACGGCGGCTACGACAAGGGCCGGGACTTCGCGGAGATGttcgacgtcgtcggcgacgggCTGCTGgtcgcggacgccgcgtcgtGGGTGCGCCAGCGGCACGTGGCCGCCACCGTCTTCGGCAACCCCTCGTTCCGCTCTTTCGTGCTGTCCACCATGGCGCGGCAGACGGCGCGGCTGCTGGTGCCGTTCctcgaccacgccgccgccgccgcgtcgccggaCGGGCTCGAGATCGAGGACGTGTTCATGCGGTACTCGCTCGACGTGTCCTACGcctccgccttcgccgccgaccTGGACACGCTGTCCGTCGCCGCCGGTCCCGCTGGTCGGCCAGGCGACCCGGGTGGCCAGCGAGGCTGCGCTGTTCCGGTACATCGTGCCGGCCTGGTGGTGGAGGATGATGAGGTGGCTCAACGTCGGCACCGAGAGGAGGCTCGCCGAGGCAAAGGCGGTCCTCGACGAGTTCGTCTACCGCGAGATCGCCAACCGCAAGTCCGAGTCCCTCGACGCCGCCTCCggaaggcgaggaggcggcAGCGACCTCCTGTCCCTGTACATGGCGTGGCCGAGGGACCCCGGCGTGACCGAACGGCAGCGGGACCAGTTCCTCCGCGACTCTGCCGTCGGCTACATGTTCGCGGCCAAGGACCTCATCGTCGCCGCGCTCACCTGGTTCTTCTACATCCTCTGCACACACCCGCACGTCGAGGCCAAGATCCTCCAAGAGATCAAGTCCCTCCGCCCCAGCGCCACCCTCaacgccaccggcggcggcgagcacgccGTGTTCGACTCTGACGCGCTCCAGGCCGCTTCCTACCTCCACGCCGCGGTCCTCGAGACGCTGCGGCTGTTCCCGCCGGCGCCGTTCGAGGAGAAAGAGGCGGTTGGCGACGACGTGCTGCCGGACGGCACGAAGGTGCCCAAGGGCACCAGGGTCATCTTCTGCATCTATGCCATGGGCAggatagaggagatatggggcACCGACTGCCATGAGTTCCGGCCGGAGCGGTGGCTGTCCGATACTGGCCGAGTCCGGCACGAGCCGAGCCACAAGTTCGCCGTCTTCAACTGCGGCCCCAGGAACTACCTCGGCAAGAACCTGGGACTCAGCAACATCAAGATCGCCGCTGCGGCAATCTTATACAACTTTCAGGTGGAGCTTGTCGACGGTCACGCGGTCGAGCCGCAGAACTCAGTGGTGCTCCACAGCAAGAACGGGATGAGGGTTAGGATCAAGAGAAGGAAGGCAGCATGATGCATTGTGCTGCCACGTTGCATCTATTAaacctccaaacaagaaaaggaaaggggaaaaaaagagaagtgaAGTGATCGAGAGAATAAAGAAATGAAGCACACATTCCAaattggtctgcttctgcctaTGTAATTTCACCCTGATTGGATACACGGTCTGAGTTCCGATCAGGCAAAAGTTATCAGTACAAACAAGTTCACAAGTTTCATGAACAGAAGGAATTTCTGAACATATCTTCAGGTATGCCCACAAGTTCAATAATATGTACTCATGTACACTTACAGGTAATACATGAGACAATGTATCATGCTAAAGACAATCCTTGATTTCCCTTATGCAGTCCAACAATAAATGGACCAAAGAATGTAAAGAATATTTCTGTCAGTAGTTCGTCCGCCAAAGCTTTGCAATTGATATCTTGTACCTATCATTCAGGTCAACTCGCACAGCTATTCAAGAACCGTTTGTTTACACAACATATCAGCAGAACAGAGAGGGCTATAATAGCTGCAGCTGTAAAGATGACTGCCTGCACACACAAAACCAGAGGATGTGTAAGAAACAAAAATATGTCCTTCTACATGCCTAAATTTGAAGTTCCCTTATATAGCTTAAAGAAGGTTACGCAGAAAATATGTGGTTGTTCTGAAACTAACCAGGACAGCAGAAGCAGCGAgtccaggccgctcccgagggTCCCTATTGTAGTACTTGCAGCAATAAAGAAGAGCTGCAACGTACCAAATAATAGGGCACAAGAAACCTAAAAGAAAACTGCAATAGTAATATGTTCAATACAGCATGCAACCCTGGAAAAGAGAAATTGGAGGTATACACTGACTCACCAAGACCAGCCTATTCCACAGCCAAAGCAGGGGAGTCGTCTATCAAAGATTGACAATCGTGGATTTTCTTCATCTCCAATTAGTGTGTACTTCCCAAGGCACGCCTGGCAACGACAAAATTCATCTGACCTTCCTGTGAAATTCAGAAGAGTGAATGAAGTTAATGCAAGATGGTTCCAAGATATCTTTGAAATACTCTTCGTTATACAGTCTGACCACACTTATTTTGAAATGACAGTGAGACTTCTAATGTCTAACCAACATGTTAATAGGTATTGTACCCAGAACCTGAGGGTATGTAAGGTATAAAAGAAGTTACCTCCCCTCataaaaacaaggcacaacacccAGGCAGCAACAGTATTATAGCTGCCTGTCAGAGGAACATCCGATGACTTTGAAGCCTTTCAGCATTTGCAGATATCTCACTGCTGTTGTAATGGCTTAACGAAAACTTGTGCTAAGAGCTAGTCATGTCAAGTAGCAGCTGCACAGATCAGACATGAGAAATTAGCATGAAAAATCTGATGGTACCTAACTTGTCAAAAGCAAAATTTTGTAGAAGAAAATGCATTTCAACAATTAATATTTTAGGCAACTCAGTGTACAGAAACTATGATGCCGTACTGTTTTTTCTCAATTCAAAATCAAGCAGCACAGAAATCTTGAAGTTCCTTTTAGCCTGT containing:
- the LOC120664303 gene encoding 60S ribosomal protein L18a-like protein, giving the protein MRGGRSDEFCRCQACLGKYTLIGDEENPRLSIFDRRLPCFGCGIGWSCFLLGFLCPIIWYVAALLYCCKYYNRDPRERPGLAASAVLAVIFTAAAIIALSVLLICCVNKRFLNSCAS